In Cicer arietinum cultivar CDC Frontier isolate Library 1 chromosome 1, Cicar.CDCFrontier_v2.0, whole genome shotgun sequence, one DNA window encodes the following:
- the LOC140918661 gene encoding uncharacterized protein: MLLRLTKLGNNAKYQEQQLLERHKPSSERYISKINVHISPTKSNFEIGKLRCPKGTAPIRTVTKDDLIGGIYLFNDHILAQTNFYRHSTHASLIKLCASYFGVSGTNNVYNLKVFKGQGNSINRSLMASNQVGLDGLPITLVNAPGPSMGSGHFLGENFSHTAYFRNVAFHNVSRQFYGLLEYLIEKINDASKKCYQILFHEEYPRPIGCALQFGGPGGDCEK; encoded by the exons atgcttttgagacttacaaaacttgggAACAATGCCAAATACCAGGAACAACAATTACTCGAaaga CATAAACCAAGTAGTGAAAGATAcattagtaaaataaatgtcCATATTTCACCAACCAAATCCAATTTTGAGATTGGGAAACTTAGATGTCCCAAAGGAACTGCCCCTATTCGGACGGTAACCAAAGATGATCTCATCGGAGGCATATATTTATTCAATGATCATATTCTAGCTCAAACTAATTTTTATAGACAT TCTACTCATGCATCTCTTATAAAATTGTGTGCTTCTTACTTTGGAGTTAGTGGAACAAATAATGTTTATAATCTAAAAGTTTTTAAGGGCCAGGGAAATAGTATTAATCGTTCTTTGATGGCAT CTAATCAAGTAGGATTAGATGGATTACCAATAACTCTTGTCAATGCTCCTGGTCCTTCAATGGGATCAGGACACTTTTTAGGTGAGAATTTTTCCCATACCGCTTATTTTAGGAATGTTGCATTTCATAATGTATCTAGACAATTTTATGGACTTCTTgaatatttaatagaaaaaatcaaTGATGCCTCTAAGAAATgctatcaaattctttttcatGAAGAATACCCTAGGCCTATTGGTTGTGCTCTTCAATTTGGAGGACCTGGTGGTGATTGTGAGAAATAG